The Porphyromonas sp. oral taxon 275 DNA window TAGGCAGCTCGATCTCCTGCGGCGTCGGGCTCGTGAAGTACTCATCCAGACGACGCGCCAGGCCCTCGGCACCGCCCATCAGCTGCATCATCCCCTCCACATCGTGCTGCACGCTGAAGAGGTACTGATAGGCATTGCTCTCGGTATAGTCCTTGGTGTAGGCGAAGGGATTGAAGTCCGCACGCCACACGCCCGAGGCACTGCGGGCACGGAAGAAGCCGCGCTCAGCGTCCCAGAGCTTGCGGTAGCTCTGAGCACGTGCCTCGTAGCGCTTCGCCGTCGTCTCATCCCCCATCCAGCGGGCATAGGCGGCGATGGCAGCATCATCGTAGGCATACTCCAGCGTCTTGGAGACGCTCTCCTCCTCGGTGTCGTAGGGCACGTAGCCGAGGCGCTGGTATTCGTCTAGCCCGCGGTAGCCACGACGCTCGGCCGTGGAGCGCAGCAGCGCCAGCAGGGCGGCCTTATCGCGGGGCTTATAGATGCCCTTCAGCACCGCCTCCACGATGACGGGCACCGAGTGGTAGCCGATCATCATATCCGTCTCGGAGGCGAACATCGACCATACGGGCAAGTGGCCGCCGTGCTCACGGCCGAAGTCGACGAGCGAGCGTACGAGGTCGCGGCTCGTCTTAGGGTCAAGGAGATTATATAGCGGATGCGCGGTGCGGTAGGTGTCCCAGAGGGAGAAGGTCGAGTAGGCGGCCTGCCCCTTCGGTAGGTGATGCACCTTACGATCCGCCCCGAGGTAGGCGCCCGTGACATCGGAGCTCAGCGTGGGGCAGATCTGCGCGCGGTAGAGCGCCGTGTAGAAGGTCGTACGGAGGCTGTCGGGTGTGGACGCCGCGATCTCGATCTGCCCGAGACACGCCGCCCACGCAGCTTCGCTCTGTCTGCGGTAGCCGTCGAAGTCATCCCGCGGCGCCTCGGCCGCGAGGTTGGCACGGGCTCCCGCCTCGCTCACTCCAGAGAGAGCGGTCGTCACCGTGATCTGCTCGCCCGCCTTGACCTTATAGTAGAGATAGGCGCGGTGGCTTAGCCCCACGACCTTGCCCTCATGGCGCAGCGTGTCGGTCTTCAGCTCCCAGCGCAGCGGCTGACGCGAGAGGCGCGAGGCGAAAAAGATGCGCTGATCACGCGCCCAGCCATCGGAGAAGCGATAGCCCGCGAGCCTGCGCCCTCCCTCGGTGACGCGGATCTGACTCGCCATCGTACGGTCCCAGTTCATCGCCTTGGTGAGGTTGAGGATGATACAGGCCGAGTCGCTCCCGCGCTCGAAGGTATAGCGCTGCACGCCCACACGGGGCAGCGCTGTCAGCTCGACGCGGATCTGATAGGGCTGGAGCGTCACGGCGTAGTAGCCCGCCCGAGCCTGCTCTGTGCTGTGGCTGAAGCGTGCGTGCACACCGAGGTGCTCCTCCTTCGCCTCCCGACTATCGTCCAGCGCGGGAAGGAGGACGGGCAGGAAGGAGATATCATAGAGGTCACCCGCGCCCGTCCCGCTCAGGTGCGTATGGCTGAAGCCCGCGATCGTACTGTCTGGGTAGAAGTAGCCCGCAATGCGGTCCCAGCCTCCGATGCCGTTGTCAGGGCTGAGCTGCACCATCCCGAAGGGTGCCGAGGGGCCAGGGTAGACGTTCCCCACCCAGTCAGTCCCGATGAGGGGATTGACTGCGTAGCTCAACTGTCGGGGCTGCAGCAGCTGTGCCGAGAGCGGTAGCGCAAGAAGGATCGAAAGGAGGGCCAGCCGCACGAGGCTCCCTAGATAGTTAGTCGTA harbors:
- a CDS encoding GH92 family glycosyl hydrolase codes for the protein MSYITTNYLGSLVRLALLSILLALPLSAQLLQPRQLSYAVNPLIGTDWVGNVYPGPSAPFGMVQLSPDNGIGGWDRIAGYFYPDSTIAGFSHTHLSGTGAGDLYDISFLPVLLPALDDSREAKEEHLGVHARFSHSTEQARAGYYAVTLQPYQIRVELTALPRVGVQRYTFERGSDSACIILNLTKAMNWDRTMASQIRVTEGGRRLAGYRFSDGWARDQRIFFASRLSRQPLRWELKTDTLRHEGKVVGLSHRAYLYYKVKAGEQITVTTALSGVSEAGARANLAAEAPRDDFDGYRRQSEAAWAACLGQIEIAASTPDSLRTTFYTALYRAQICPTLSSDVTGAYLGADRKVHHLPKGQAAYSTFSLWDTYRTAHPLYNLLDPKTSRDLVRSLVDFGREHGGHLPVWSMFASETDMMIGYHSVPVIVEAVLKGIYKPRDKAALLALLRSTAERRGYRGLDEYQRLGYVPYDTEEESVSKTLEYAYDDAAIAAYARWMGDETTAKRYEARAQSYRKLWDAERGFFRARSASGVWRADFNPFAYTKDYTESNAYQYLFSVQHDVEGMMQLMGGAEGLARRLDEYFTSPTPQEIELPIFSTGMIGQYAHGNEPGHHNSFLYNAVRQPWRTAEINLHILTELYNDRPSGLCGNEDCGQMSAWYVMTALGFYPLDPLSGHYELTTPLFEEARLRLGSGAVLRIKAEGRQQGKRYIKSVRLNGQPLRRSYISWEELQRGGELSFELTSERGHIWY